In the genome of Lacerta agilis isolate rLacAgi1 chromosome 2, rLacAgi1.pri, whole genome shotgun sequence, one region contains:
- the LOC117042714 gene encoding zinc finger protein 260-like: MEENDENVACLGNAIGEENICNLCGKCFTGKLDLVEHRRVHHGHKPHKCLRCGEKFAVWCQLVKHKRIHKGEKAYKRPECEKTFTCLENLRIHQRVHAGEKPYKCIDCGKCFATNFKLVIHQRSHTGEKPYECTDCGKYFSQKAYLVIHRRAHTGEKPYGCGECGKCFSQKLLLVLHQRSHTGEKPYGCGECGKCFSLKAHLVIHQRSHTGEKRYECNTCGKWFAEKSTFRLHQKVHTGEKPFKCLECGKCFSRKVHLERHQRSHTGEKPYECTVCGKWFAEQFHLRRHQKVHTGEKAYKCIECGKCFSQKTNLVSHHRRVHMGEKPYKCLDCGKGFAENGELLNHQRVHTGEKPYKCMECGKSYGSRSAALVHSKIHTGEKPYECTVCGKWFANQSSLRQHQKVHTGEKPYECMDCGKSFVSNSTLAIHQRSHTGEKPYECTVCGECFQRNSHLVKHRKIHTGERNPKCPEYGKCSADKSILVVHQRAHTGEKPYKCAVCGKGFTYSASFRKHQIIHTGKKCENTHLRMGHPVSGVRSSAPP, encoded by the exons ATGGAGGAAAATGACGAGAACGTGGCTTGCCTGG GAAATGCCATCGGGGAAGAGAACATTTGTAATCTGTGTGGGAAGTGTTTTACTGGGAAACTTGATCTTGTCGAACACCGGAGAGTCCATCATGGACACAAACCGCACAAATGCCTGCGGTGTGGGGAAAAGTTTGCTGTATGGTGCCAACTGGTGAAACACAAGAGGATCCACAAAGGGGAGAAGGCCTACAAACGCCCTGAGTGCGAGAAGACTTTTACCTGCTTAGAAAACCTTAGGATCCACCAGAGAGTTCATGCCGGGGAGAAACCTTACAAGTGCATAGACTGTGGGAAGTGTTTTGCCACCAACTTTAAATTGGTGATCCACCAGAGatcccacactggggagaaaccttatGAATGCACAGATTGTGGCAAATATTTTTCCCAAAAAGCTTACCTTGTGATCCACCGGAGagcccacactggggagaaaccttatGGATGTGGGGAGTGTGGCAAATGTTTTTCTCAAAAACTTCTCCTTGTGCTCCACCAGAGatcccacactggggagaaaccttatGGATGTGGGGAGTGTGGCAAATGTTTTTCTCTAAAAGCTCACCTTGTGATCCACCAGAGAtcccacactggagagaaacGTTACGAGTGCAATACGTGTGGGAAATGGTTTGCTGAGAAATCTACTTTCAGGCTACACCAGAAAgtccacactggagagaaacctTTCAAGTGCCTAGAGTGTGGCAAATGTTTTTCACGTAAAGTGCACCTTGAGAGGCATCAGAGAtcccacactggagagaaacctTATGAATGCACCGTGTGTGGAAAATGGTTTGCTGAACAATTTCATCTCAGGCGCCACCAGAAagtccacactggggagaaagcTTACAAGTGCATAGAGTGCGGCAAATGTTTTTCTCAAAAAACTAACCTCGTGTCTCACCACCGGAGAGTCCACATGGGAGAGAAACCTTACAAATGTCTAGACTGTGGGAAGGGCTTTGCTGAAAATGGTGAATTGTTGAACCACCAGAGAgtccacactggagagaaaccatacaaatgcatggagtgtgggaaaagtTATGGTTCCCGTTCAGCTGCTTTGGTACACAGTAAAatccacactggagagaaaccctATGAATGCACAGTGTGTGGGAAGTGGTTTGCCAACCAGTCTTCCCTCAGGCAACACCAGAAAGTCCACACTGGAGAGAAGCCTTACGAGTGCATGGACTGTGGGAAGAGTTTTGTCTCCAACTCTACATTGGCGATCCACCAGAGatcccacactggggagaaaccttaCGAGTGCACCGTGTGTGGAGAATGTTTTCAACGCAACTCACACCTCGTGAAACATCGgaaaatccacacaggggagagaaATCCTAAGTGCCCTGAGTATGGGAAATGTTCTGCTGACAAGTCTATCTTGGTCGTCCACCAGAGagcccacacgggggagaagccatatAAGTGCGCCGTGTGTGGGAAAGGTTTTACTTACAGTGCGAGTTTTAGAAAGCACCAG ATAATTCACACTGGAAAGAAATGTGAGAACACTCACTTGAGAATGGGGCATCCAGTATCTGGCGTAAGGTCCAGTGCCCCCCCATAG
- the LOC117042739 gene encoding zinc finger protein OZF-like → MEGGRWTVDLVRLSPSSLPRTSGHFLPGPSETSACDGNNRQNSKKSPGISLKEPFKCMECGKCFIQNTEFTSHKQTHKEEKPFKCMKCGKSFSRKDHLTTHQQTHTGEKPFKCMKCGKSFSRKDHLTTHQRTHTGEKPFQCMECGKTFANSGSHRTHQQIHTGEKPFKCLECGKSFSQSGNLTKHQLTHTGEKPFECLECRKCFIDRASLSSHQRIHTGEKPFKCMECGKCFRWNQNLTSHQQTHTGEKLFECMECGKFFRWNHELTSHQRTHTGEKPYECFECGKCFRWNHHLTTHQRTHTGEKPYECMECGKFFRANNHLTTHQRTHTGVKPFKCTECGKTFSDRGSHVKHLRIHTGVKPFKCMECGKTFTESGSYRTHLRIHTGEKPFKCMECGNCFTESDKLKRHLRIHTGEKPFKCTECGKSFTRKTTLTLHQTTHTGQKPFNCLECGKSFGERRTLRKHQQTHTGSKSI, encoded by the exons atggaaggaggaagatggacagTTGACCTGGTCAGACTGTCTCCTTCATCCCTCCCAAGAACCTCTGGGCATTTTCTCCCAGGGCCATCAGAGacatctg cATGTGATGGAAACAATAGGCAGAATTCCAAGAAGTCACCTGGAATTTCATTGAaggaaccatttaaatgcatggagtgtggaaagtgcttcatcCAGAACACAGAGTTTACTTCTCATAAGCAAACTCACAAAgaggagaaaccctttaaatgtatgaaatGTGGAAAGTCGTTTAGCCGGAAAGATCACCTTACAACACACcagcaaactcacacaggggagaaaccatttaaatgtatgaaaTGTGGAAAGTCGTTTAGCCGGAAAGATCACCTTACAACACACCAGCGAacgcacacaggggagaagccatttcaatgtatggagtgtggaaagacaTTTGCTAATTCTGGAAGCCATAGAACACATCAAcagattcacacaggggagaaaccttttaaatgtttggagtgcggaaagagcttcagtcaaagtgggaACCTTACAAAACACCAActcactcacacaggggagaaaccttttgaATGTTTGGAGTGCAGAAAGTGCTTCATTGATCGTGCATCACTTAgttcacatcaaagaattcacacaggggagaagccattcaaatgtatggagtgcggaaaatGTTTCAGGTGGAATCAGAACCTTACTTCACACcagcaaactcacacaggggagaagctatttgaatgtatggagtgtggaaagtttTTCAGGTGGAATCATGAACTTACTTcacaccagcgaactcacacaggggagaaaccatatgaatgtTTTGAGTGTGGAAAGTGTTTCAGGTGGAATCATCACCTTACTAcacaccagcgaactcacacaggggagaaaccatatgaatgtatggagtgtggaaagtttTTCCGGGCGAATAATCACCTTACTAcacaccagcgaactcacacaggggtgaagccatttaaatgtacgGAGTGTGGGAAGACTTTCAGCGATCGTGGAAGCCATGTAAAACATttacgaattcacacaggggtgaaaccatttaaatgtatggagtgtggaaagacaTTTACTGAATCTGGAAGCTATAGAACACATCTCCgaattcacacaggagaaaagccatttaaatgtatggagtgcggaaactGCTTCACTGAAAGTGACAAACTTAAAAGGCATctacgaattcacacaggggagaaaccctttaaatgcacggagtgtggaaagagcttcactcggaAGACAACCCTTACTTTACATCAGACAACTCACACAGGACAGAAACCATTTAACTgtctggagtgtgggaagagcttcggTGAAAGAAGAAcgcttagaaaacatcaacaaactcacacaggatcAAAAAGCATTTAA
- the LOC117042696 gene encoding gastrula zinc finger protein XlCGF26.1-like: MALREIWNLQLLSSSGRTKATEPANLVRMEGGRWTVDLVRLSPTTYDCSPAEPSERSEPAAPELLMERGRWTVDLVRLSPTTFKCSLPGPSARSADGNNSQNSKKSPGILLKEPFKCMECGKCFIQNTEFTSHKQTHTKEKPFKCMKCEKLFSRKVHLTTHQRTHTGEKPFKCLECGKSFSQSGNFTKHQLTHTGEKPFKCLECGRSFAQSGNCTKHQLTHTGQKPFECLECRKCFIDRASLSSHQRIHTGEKPFKCMECGKCFRWNHHLTSHQRTHTGEKLFECKECGKCFRWNNELTSHQRTHTGEKPYECFECGKCFRWIHCLTLHQRTHTGEKPYECMECGKFFRANNHLTTHQRTHTGEKPFKCTECGKTFSDRGSHVKHLRIHTGEKPFKCMECGNCFTESDKLKRHLQIHTGEKPFKCMECGNCFTESGKLKRHLRIHTGEKPFKCMECGNCFTESGKLKRHLRIHTGEKPFNCSECGKTFAESGSHRTHLRIHRGEKPFKCMECGNCFTQSESLKRHLRIHTGEKPFKCTECGKSFTQKTTLTLHQRTHTGQKPFNCLECGKSFSERRTLRKHQQTHTG, from the exons ATGGccctcagagagatctg gaacctgcagcttctgagctcCTCAGGAAGGACCAAAGCGACTGAACCTGCAAACCTAgtaaggatggaaggaggaagatggacagTTGACCTGGTCAGGCTGTCTCCCACAACCTATGACTGTTCCCCTGCAGAaccctcagagagatctg AACCTGCAGCTCCTGAGCTCCTGATGGAACGAGGAAGATGGACAGTTGACCTGGTCAGGCTGTCTCCCACAACCTTCAAATGTTCCCTCCCAGGACCCTCAgcgagatctg CTGATGGAAACAATAGTCAGAATTCCAAGAAGTCACCTGGAATTTTATTGAaggaaccatttaaatgtatggagtgcggaaagtgCTTCATCCAGAACACAGAGTTTACTTCTCATAAGCAAACTCACACaaaggagaaaccatttaaatgtatgaaaTGTGAAAAGTTGTTCAGCCGGAAAGTACACCTTACAAcacaccagcgaactcacacaggggagaaaccttttaaatgtttggagtgcggaaagagcttcagtcaaagtgggaACTTCACTAAACACCAActcactcacacaggggagaaaccttttaaatgtttggagtgcggAAGGAGTTTCGCTCAAAGTGGAAACTGTACAAAGCACCAACTCACTCACACAGGGCAGAAACCTTTTGAATGTTTGGAGTGCAGAAAGTGCTTCATTGATCGTGCATCACTTAgttcacatcaaagaattcacacaggggagaagccattcaaatgtatggagtgcggaaaatGTTTCAGGTGGAATCATCACCTTACTTcacaccagcgaactcacacaggggagaagctaTTTGaatgtaaggagtgtggaaagtgtttcAGGTGGAATAATGAACTTACTTcacaccagcgaactcacacaggggagaaaccatatgaatgtTTTGAGTGTGGAAAGTGTTTCAGGTGGATTCATTGCCTTACTTtacaccagcgaactcacacaggggagaaaccatatgaatgtatggagtgtggaaagtttTTCCGGGCGAATAATCACCTTACTAcacaccagcgaactcacacaggggagaagccatttaaatgtacgGAGTGTGGGAAGACTTTCAGCGATCGCGGAAGCCATGTAAAACATttacgaattcacacaggggagaaaccatttaaatgtatggagtgcggaaactGCTTCACTGAAAGTGACAAACTTAAAAGACATCTccaaattcacacaggggagaaaccatttaaatgtatggagtgcggaaactGCTTCACTGAAAGTGGCAAACTTAAAAGACATCtccgaattcacacaggggagaaaccatttaaatgtatggagtgcggaaactGCTTCACTGAAAGTGGCAAACTTAAAAGGCATCtccgaattcacacaggggagaaaccctttaactGTTCGGAGTGTGGGAAGACATTTGCTGAATCTGGAAGCCATAGAACACACCTCCGAATTCACAGaggagaaaaaccatttaaatgtatggagtgcggaaactGCTTCACTCAAAGTGAAAGCCTTAAAAGACATctacgaattcacacaggggagaaaccctttaaatgcacggagtgtggaaagagcttcacacaGAAGACAACCCTTACTTTACATCAGAGAACTCACACAGGACAGAAACCATTTAACTgtctggagtgtgggaagagcttcagtgaaagaagaacacttagaaaacatcaacaaactcacacaggataa